A window of Methanomicrobiales archaeon contains these coding sequences:
- a CDS encoding NAD(P)/FAD-dependent oxidoreductase, whose translation MPSEAIIQRDGSTFAIVTRTPGGIVTAEDLARLAAIVQKYRVPTVKLTSGQRFLLAGIPEKDLPAIWKDLGMDPRRSAAPCVKFVHACIGTDMCRYANQDSLALGKAIEERFIGQTFPAKIKIGVSGCPRCCGESR comes from the coding sequence ATGCCCAGTGAAGCCATCATCCAGCGCGATGGCAGCACCTTTGCCATCGTCACCCGCACGCCGGGGGGCATCGTCACGGCAGAAGACCTGGCCCGCCTTGCTGCGATCGTGCAGAAATACCGCGTTCCTACAGTCAAGCTCACCTCCGGGCAGCGGTTCCTGCTCGCCGGTATTCCGGAGAAGGATCTTCCCGCCATCTGGAAGGATCTCGGGATGGATCCCCGCCGCTCCGCGGCGCCGTGCGTCAAGTTCGTGCACGCCTGCATCGGGACGGACATGTGCAGGTACGCCAACCAGGACTCCCTGGCACTCGGGAAGGCGATCGAGGAGCGGTTCATCGGCCAGACGTTCCCGGCCAAGATCAAGATCGGGGTGTCGGGCTGCCCCCGCTGCTGCGGGGAGAGCCG
- a CDS encoding cupin domain-containing protein, whose protein sequence is MKVTELQRQPVSPNPHHVDARKVYDSPHAVAVVITLQPGESLKRHSTPTDVFFYVLEGTGIVEIGDERETVAKDTLVESPARTPHRWINESDAIFRVLVVKVPRPTEETKIL, encoded by the coding sequence ATGAAGGTCACCGAATTGCAGCGGCAGCCGGTCAGCCCCAACCCGCACCACGTGGATGCCCGCAAGGTCTACGACTCGCCCCACGCCGTGGCCGTCGTGATCACCCTCCAGCCGGGCGAGTCCCTGAAGCGGCACAGCACGCCGACGGATGTCTTCTTTTACGTCCTGGAGGGGACGGGCATCGTGGAGATCGGGGACGAGCGGGAGACGGTGGCGAAAGACACGCTCGTCGAGAGCCCGGCGCGGACCCCGCACCGCTGGATCAACGAGAGCGACGCGATCTTCCGCGTGCTGGTGGTGAAGGTGCCCCGGCCAACCGAAGAGACTAAAATCCTCTGA